A window of the Tripterygium wilfordii isolate XIE 37 chromosome 12, ASM1340144v1, whole genome shotgun sequence genome harbors these coding sequences:
- the LOC120011359 gene encoding uncharacterized protein LOC120011359, translating into MVSLSTLCRYLRYKIEYSVEVSMKGYRRGQISDIEVGDAIWKNIFQGKLTFMTWNKGEEMTPAIAAQGETLLVRKLPAANPTHVFIGDLVVLKDPEKSNNYLVRRLAATEGYEMASTDEKDEPFVLDKDECWVLADNDKLKPKEAYDSRLFGPVSMSSIIGRVIYCLRTAVDHGPIQNSPFGMQKDSPILEVELDVDEMARKGKTET; encoded by the exons ATGGTTTCCCTTTCGACTTTGTGCCGATACCTGCGCTACAAAATCGAATACTCCGTCGAAGTTAGCATGAAG GGCTATCGGAGAGGTCAAATCAGTGACATAGAAGTTGGTGATGCGATTTGGAAAAATATATTCCAAGGAAAGTTGACGTTTATGACTTGGAATAAAGGAGAGGAAATGACCCCTGCAATAGCAGCACAGGGAGAAACTCTTCTCGTCCGGAAATTACCTGCTGCAAATCCAAC GCATGTTTTCATTGGAGATTTAGTGGTTTTGAAGGACCCTGAAAAGTCAAATAATTATCTTGTCAGAAGATTAGCTGCTACTGAAGGATATGAAATGGCTTCTACTGATGAAAAAGACGAACCTTTTGTTCTTGACAAGGATGAGTGTTGGGTATTGGCTGACAATGACAAGCTGAAGCCCAAG GAAGCCTATGACAGTCGATTATTTGGTCCAGTTTCTATGTCAAGCATAATCGGCAGAGTTATATATTGTCTAAGAACAGCGGTCGATCATGGTCCTATCCAAAACAG TCCTTTCGGCATGCAAAAGGATTCCCCAATATTGGAAGTGGAACTGGATGTTGATGAGATGGCGAGAAAGGGCAAAACTGAAACATAA
- the LOC120011358 gene encoding rho-N domain-containing protein 1, chloroplastic-like, whose amino-acid sequence MSHAVHLIAKSIPGYGPSDGKCLPCLGVSGRVVSLSSCTFRANNIDHSQVKNRPLKCASRGASFVCTARRNPDFSRPNKGGYSRNRNRQNEERDRDSFGNVDESELLSSRNGPLLTLSNNSKYQATAVPGPREKEIVELFRKVQTQLRERAAVKEEKKIEAIQSKGKESETVNSLLKLLRKHSGEQAKRKGRSGSSEDFNLDQPEQSAYNEDKSRSFFSSTGKIESEAPKSNAVSPTRPQSIFRRKSPVPQVKYESIYPSEDTLNSTSQAMDLKRDLFEIQPEPIYDPESEPEPEIETEPESRSVFPDGDVFDKLAEDELDVDDADDDEDEEKQDPKDLSALKLLELRALAKSRGIKGYSKMKKGDLLELLS is encoded by the exons ATGTCGCACGCAGTTCATCTCATCGCTAAGAGCATACCAG GTTATGGACCATCAGATGGGAAATGCCTTCCTTGTTTGGGAGTATCGGGGAGAGTAGTTTCCTTGTCTTCTTGCACTTTTCGGGCCAACAATATAGACCATTCACAGGTGAAAAATCGACCTCTGAAATGTGCTTCTAGGGGAGCATCATTTGTGTGCACGGCTAGGAGAAACCCAGATTTCTCGAGGCCAAACAAAGGTGGATACTCTCGAAACAGAAACAGGCAAAACGAAGAGAGAGACAGGGACAGCTTTGGGAACGTTGATGAATCTGAGCTGTTATCTTCAAGGAATGGGCCACTACTTACCCTTTCCAATAACTCAAAGTACCAAGCCACTGCAGTCCCAGGACCGAGAGAGAAGGAGATTGTTGAGCTATTCAGGAAGGTCCAGACACAGCTCCGGGAAAGAGCCGCGgtaaaggaagagaagaagattgaagccATTCAAAGTAAAGGTAAAGAGAGTGAAACTGTTAACTCGCTTCTGAAGCTTCTGAGGAAACACTCGGGCGAGCAAGCTAAGAGAAAAGGCAGAAGTGGCAGCAGTGAAGACTTCAATTTGGATCAGCCAGAACAAAGTGCATACAATGAAGACAAAAGCAGAAGTTTCTTTAGTTCTACTGGCAAAATCGAAAGTGAGGCACCAAAATCCAATGCCGTTTCTCCAACTAGGCCACAATCGATTTTCCGGCGCAAGTCTCCAGTCCCTCAAGTGAAATACGAGTCCATTTATCCCAGCGAGGACACCCTCAATTCTACATCACAAGCCATGGACTTGAAAAGAGATCTGTTTGAGATACAGCCTGAACCTATATACGACCCTGAATCAGAGCCAGAACCAGAGATAGAAACTGAGCCTGAGTCCAGGTCTGTTTTTCCGGACGGGGATGTGTTTGATAAGTTAGCAGAGGATGAGTTGGATGTTGATGATGCTGAcgatgatgaggatgaggagAAACAAGACCCGAAAGATTTGAGTGCGCTGAAATTACTTGAACTTAGGGCACTTGCAAAGTCTCGTGGTATAAAAGGGTATTCAAAGATGAAGAAAGGTGACTTGTTGGAGCTGCTAAGCTGA
- the LOC120011360 gene encoding cellulose synthase-like protein D4: MASLSSQPSKKAMRSPAGSSNSQSNRGSSGQTVKFARRTSSGRYVNLSREDLDLSGEMSGDYMNYTVHIPPTPDNQPMDSSVAVKAEEQYVSNSLFTGGFNSVTRAHLMDKVIDSEVTHPQMAGAKGSSCSMPSCDGKAMKDERGQDVVPCECRFKICRDCFLDAQKETGLCPGCKEPYKTEFDDDRDYPSRALPLPAPGKEDANNMTMMKRNQNGEFDHNRWLFETKGTYGYGNAFWPQDDMYGDDGDEGFHGGMMENTDKPWKPLSRKTPIPAGIISPYRLLIVVRLVVLVFFLNWRVNHPNEEAIWLWLMSIVCEIWFAFSWILDQIPKLTPVNRSTDLEVLHDKFDMPSPSNPTGRSDLPGVDLFVSTADPEKEPPLVTANTILSILAVDYPVEKLACYISDDGGALLTFEAMAEAASFADLWVPFCRKHNIEPRNPDSYFALKIDPTKNKSRPDFVKDRRRIKREYDEFKVRINGLPDSIRRRSDAFNAREEMKMLKHMRESGADPMEPLKVQKATWMADGTHWPGTWAVSSREHAKGDHAGILQVMLKPPSCDPLLGGTDDNILDFTDVDIRLPMFVYMSREKRQGYDHNKKAGAMNALVRASAILSNGPFILNLDCDHYIYNCKAIREGMCFMMDRGGENLCYIQFPQRFEGIDPSDRYANHNTVFFDGNMRALDGVQGPVYVGTGCMFRRFALYGFDPPQPDKITQGNGSETQALEAKELDPELDVNLLPKRFGNSTMLADSILVAEFQGRPLADHPAVKFGRPPGALRVPREPLDATTVAEAVSVISCWYEDKTEWGDRVGWIYGSVTEDVVTGYRMHNRGWHSVYCITKRDAFRGSAPINLTDRLHQVLRWATGSVEIFFSRNNALLGSRRLKLLQRMAYLNVGVYPFTSMFLIVYCFLPALSLISGHFIVQTLSVTFLVYLLIITICLIMLAILEVKWSGVALEDWWRNEQFWLISGTSAHLAAVVQGLLKVIAGIEISFTLTSKSAGEDVDDIYADLYLVKWTSLMIPPIVIGMINIVAMAIAFSRTIYSTVPQWSKFMGGAFFSFWVLAHLYPFAKGLMGRRGKTPTIVYVWSGLIAITLSLLWIAISPPTDSTAQAEGLGGGFQFP, translated from the exons ATGGCATCTCTATCTTCACAACCATCGAAGAAGGCAATGAGAAGCCCTGCAGGTTCAAGTAATTCGCAAAGCAATCGCGGTTCGAGCGGCCAAACTGTCAAGTTTGCCAGGAGAACATCAAGTGGTAGATATGTGAATTTATCAAGGGAAGACCTTGACTTGTCAGGGGAGATGTCCGGCGACTACATGAACTACACCGTCCACATTCCTCCTACCCCGGATAATCAACCAATGGACTCGTCCGTGGCAGTGAAGGCAGAGGAACaatatgtttcaaattctcTGTTTACAGGAGGATTCAATAGTGTCACAAGAGCTCATTTGATGGACAAGGTGATAGATTCAGAGGTGACACATCCACAAATGGCCGGGGCGAAAGGCTCTTCGTGTTCAATGCCTTCTTGTGATGGCAAGGCCATGAAGGATGAGAGAGGGCAAGATGTGGTTCCTTGTGAGTGCAGGTTTAAGATTTGTAGAGATTGCTTTCTTGATGCACAAAAGGAAACTGGTCTGTGTCCTGGTTGTAAGGAGCCTTACAAAACCGAGTTTGACGACGATCGAGATTATCCGAGTCGTGCATTGCCATTGCCTGCTCCAGGGAAGGAGGATGCTAATAATATGACTATGATGAAGAGGAACCAAAATGGGGAGTTTGATCATAACAGGTGGTTGTTTGAGACAAAAGGTACATATGGCTATGGCAATGCATTTTGGCCTCAGGATGATATGTATGGCGACGATGGGGACGAGGGATTCCATGGTGGTATGATGGAAAATACAGACAAGCCTTGGAAGCCACTCAGCCGGAAAACACCAATCCCAGCAGGCATTATCAGTCCTTACAG GTTGTTGATCGTTGTTCGGTTGGTGGTGCTTGTATTCTTCTTGAACTGGAGAGTAAATCACCCAAATGAGGAAGCAATATGGCTATGGCTTATGTCAATTGTGTGTGAAATATGGTTTGCCTTCTCCTGGATCCTTGATCAGATTCCAAAGCTCACCCCTGTCAACCGCTCAACTGATCTCGAGGTCCTCCATGATAAATTCGATATGCCATCACCATCCAATCCCACCGGCCGCTCTGACCTTCCTGGTGTAGACCTGTTTGTGTCCACTGCAGACCCTGAGAAAGAGCCACCCCTTGTCACTGCCAACACTATTCTCTCAATCCTAGCTGTTGATTACCCTGTAGAGAAGCTAGCATGCTATATTTCTGACGATGGAGGAGCCCTCCTCACTTTTGAGGCAATGGCTGAGGCTGCAAGCTTTGCTGATTTGTGGGTTCCATTTTGTCGAAAACATAATATTGAGCCAAGGAATCCTGATTCCTACTTCGCCTTAAAAATTGAcccaacaaagaacaaaagcaGACCTGATTTTGTCAAGGACCGGAGAAGAATTAAGAGGGAATACGATGAGTTTAAGGTAAGGATCAATGGATTACCTGATTCGATCAGGAGGAGGTCGGATGCTTTCAATGCTAGGGAAGAAATGAAGATGTTAAAGCACATGAGGGAGAGTGGAGCTGATCCTATGGAACCATTGAAGGTCCAAAAGGCCACTTGGATGGCAGATGGCACCCACTGGCCAGGAACTTGGGCTGTTTCTTCCAGAGAACATGCTAAAGGAGACCATGCCGGAATTCTCCAG GTCATGTTGAAACCTCCTAGCTGTGATCCGCTTCTCGGGGGTACTGATGACAATATTTTAGACTTCACGGATGTGGACATACGTCTCCCTATGTTTGTTTATATGTCCCGTGAGAAGAGACAAGGTTACGACCACAATAAGAAAGCTGGCGCAATGAATGCCTTGGTTCGAGCATCAGCTATTCTGTCAAATGGCCCTTTCATTCTCAACTTGGACTGTGATCACTACATCTACAACTGCAAAGCCATCCGTGAAGGAATGTGCTTCATGATGGACAGGGGTGGTGAAAACCTCTGCTACATTCAATTCCCACAAAGGTTCGAAGGCATTGATCCTTCAGACCGGTATGCCAACCACAACACTGTCTTCTTTGATGGTAATATGCGTGCCCTTGATGGTGTGCAG GGCCCAGTGTATGTGGGAACTGGCTGTATGTTCAGGAGGTTTGCGCTATACGGGTTTGATCCACCACAACCTGACAAGATTACTCAGGGAAATGGCTCAGAAACACAAGCCTTGGAGGCAAAAGAGTTAGATCCTGAACTTGATGTAAATCTATTGCCCAAGCGGTTTGGGAACTCTACAATGCTAGCCGACTCTATACTCGTTGCTGAGTTCCAGGGCCGTCCACTTGCTGATCATCCTGCTGTCAAGTTTGGACGTCCTCCCGGTGCTCTCAGAGTACCCCGTGAGCCTCTTGATGCAACAACAGTTGCTGAAGCAGTCTCAGTCATTTCCTGTTG GTATGAGGACAAAACAGAATGGGGTGACAGGGTGGGATGGATCTACGGTTCTGTGACAGAAGATGTGGTGACAGGCTACCGAATGCACAACCGTGGGTGGCACTCAGTGTACTGCATAACCAAGCGTGATGCATTCCGAGGATCAGCTCCAATTAACCTCACTGATCGACTTCACCAGGTGCTCCGGTGGGCTACAGGTTCAGTTGAGATTTTCTTCTCCAGAAACAATGCCCTGCTTGGTTCTAGACGTCTAAAGTTACTCCAGCGTATGGCTTATCTTAATGTCGGTGTTTATCCATTCACGTCCATGTTCTTGATTGTGTACTGCTTCCTACCTGCACTCTCACTTATCTCTGGACACTTCATTGTGCAAACTCTGAGTGTTACCTTCTTGGTATACCTGTTGATTATAACAATCTGCCTCATCATGCTTGCGATACTGGAAGTAAAATGGTCTGGTGTGGCACTGGAAGATTGGTGGAGGAATGAACAGTTTTGGCTCATCTCAGGAACCAGTGCTCACTTGGCAGCTGTTGTGCAAGGCCTTCTGAAAGTGATTGCAGGAATTGAAATCTCTTTCACATTGACTTCCAAATCGGCAGGAGAGGATGTCGATGACATCTATGCGGACTTGTATCTTGTCAAATGGACTTCATTGATGATTCCACCAATTGTTATTGGGATGATAAACATAGTTGCAATGGCTATTGCATTCTCAAGAACCATCTACAGCACAGTTCCACAATGGAGTAAGTTTATGGGTGGAGCTTTCTTTAGCTTCTGGGTGCTGGCTCATCTTTATCCTTTCGCAAAGGGTTTGATGGGTAGGAGAGGTAAGACACCAACCATAGTGTATGTTTGGTCAGGTCTCATTGCAATCACACTGTCGTTGCTCTGGATCGCCATTAGTCCACCAACGGATAGCACTGCACAAGCTGAAGGACTAGGTGGAGGTTTTCAGTTCCCATAA